ATCTGATTGACCTTAGACAAAGGCAGGATGAATATCGGAGAAGTGTTTACATCGCCCGGTTTATAGCGTATTTAATACCAATAGTTAAGAAACTTAATGCTCTTTTATCTAATACCACCAGAGATGGTATAAACTCACATGAAGACTGCTATGAGCGTTCTGGATGATACGGGAAATAATTCTGCTGACACTGGCAAGGGGGTAGTCAATGCAAAAGAAGATACGGGTTGTTCTCGCGGAAGATCACATAATCGTCAGAGAGGGTATCAAATCTCTTATTTTGGCTAATCCGGATTTTGAGATCTCGGGCGAGGCTGGAGACGGGCTCGAAGCTGTCCGGATAGTTGATAAACTCAAACCGGATCTGATCCTCATGGATCTTACAATGCCCAAATCCAACGGCCTGGATGTCATCGGTGATATCAAAGTCTGCTCACCTGAAACCCGGGTATTAATTCTGACCGTGCATAAAATAGAGGAATATGTTCGTGCCTGCCTTAAAGCCGGAGCCGATGGATACCTGCTTAAAAAATCCTCCCACAAAGAACTGTTGAGTGCGATCTATCATGTCATCTCTGGAGAACGGTACCTTGATCCCGGCATTTCCGATAGAATCATCGAAGGATACTTGATGGGAAATGCAAAAAAGCCACGGGGTGCCTTGAATGCGCTGACGAAAAGGGAGCGGGAAGTGCTCAAACTGGTTGCCGAGGGGTATAAGAATGCAGAAATTTCGGACTATCTCTGTATAAGTACAAGCACGGTCGAGACTCACCGTGATAATTTAATGAAAAAACTTGATCTGCATAATGCCTCCGCTTTGACGGCGTATGCAATCAAACAGGGTCTGGCGTGCTGATGGCGCATCACTTGCCGGGCCATGATGCCCGTATGGTCGTGCCTTTTTTCGGAATTGACGTAATGGAGAACATACCGCCTGAATGTTTGGTTCGTTCCTGCATGCTGAAAAGCCCGAAGCCTCTGCGGCCATTGAGACCGATGTGGATTTTTTCCTGAACATTGAAGCCGATTCCGTTATCCGTGATGAATATTTCAATCCTGTTTTCTGTTTTTAAAAGACCGATACGGACACAGGTCGCCCGGCTGTGACGACCGACATTATTCAGGGATTCCTGAAGTATCCTGAATAAATTTATTTTTATTGGAGACGGTACGTCACTTTCTTCGATTTCGATATTTTTCGCCAGTTCAAGCGACGGATAAACGGCCTGGTACTCTCTACAGAACCAGGAGACGGTAGCAATGATGCCCAGATCGTCCAGAGTCGAGGGGCGTAAGTCCATGGAAATTCGGGACACCTCGTCAATTGCGGTTTGGATTATCGGAACAAGCGTGTTCAAAGAAGACTCTTCGCTGTCGGGATGCTCGGCATGTATCTGGGCAACGCTTTTCTCTGCAACGTACTTGATGGAGCTCAGGTATTGACCGATACTGTCGTGTAGTTCCTGCGCGATGGATTGACGCACATTTTCCTCTGCCGTGATGAGCTGTGCGGTGAGTTTCTGCAGATCTTTTTTCGAACGTTGTAATTTTTTTTCCACCGACCGTTGCTTGGTAATATCTTCCATGTATACCAGAACCATATCGGGCGCCACGTAGGCGCATGTAAAAGTGACGTATTTTTCATCTTCCGTGCTGAACATGCGGTAGAGCGTCTCACCTTTATAGATCGTTCTGTCATCGTAGGTATTTATAATGGTGTCGAATATCTCCTGATTTTTTTTGTATAGTATACGGGCTTTCCTGCCGATAAATTCTGCAATATGTCCGTTTGTAAATTTATATGCAGCGGTATTGTAATCAACGAGTATAATTTCATTCCCCATCCGTTGCCAGGTATAGGTCGGTAGCGGATGGCCCATGTATTGCGCTCTGAGGCGTTCTTCGTTTTGTTTGAGCGCATCTTTCGCCCGTCTGCTTTCATCGATATCGATATGCGTGCCAATCATTCGAACCGGGTTCCCGTCCGGGTCCCAGTCAACCACCCGTCCTCTTTTAAGGATCCATTTCCAGCTGCCGGTTTTGGTCCTGAGGCGCAATTCCGTTTCACACGTGCGCTCCTTACAGGAAATACAGTGGCGCAGACGCTTGTCAACATCGTTTCTGTCATCTTTATGCACCAAATCCAAAAATTCATCATAAGACGTTATGATTTCAGGGTTTGACAGGGGCAAATCATCTGGACCGAATCCCAGCATACTGAAATAGGCGGCACATGTAATAATTGTGCCGCTCGGGATGTTCCATTCCCACACTCCTTCACTGGCTGCCTCCAGGGCAAGCAGGCGGCGTTTTTCACTTTCACGCAACAAATTTTCAATTTTTTTTCGTTTCGTTATGTCGTCACAGAAGGTAATCACCAGGTTTGGTTGCACAAAGACATAAGTGATTATCATATATTTATTTTCACCGGTCGAAAACATACAATACGGAGATTCGAATCTGAGAACATTTTTTTTCTGCATGCAAAGATCAAAATTGCTCAGAATGTCTGATTGATTCTGGTAAAGATCCCGGGCCTTTTTTCCTATAAAACCTGAGATCTTTCCTGAGGTATAAAGTTCGGTCACCTTATCATAACCCACGAGAAGATAATCATCGCCTTTTTTTTCCCAGCTCATGCAAAGAGAATGAGGAATTTCTTCCAGACAGTTTTTACATTCTTTATTTTTTTGGGATCCCAAATTTATCTCGAATTTGTCAACAACATTGAACAACGCGAATCTTTGCCCGTTGACCACAACGATGCGATTCTTGTAAAGTACGGGAAAAATGTGGCCATTTTTTTTCAAACAGCTTAACCATATATATGAATCGACGGAATCGGTAAAAATATTCGGGGGAGTATAATTTCTGTCACCCGGCAGGAGATCTTTGGATCGAAGGTAAAGCATTTCATTTTTGCTGTACCCGAACATTTCGCAGGCGCCCTCATTACAGTCGACAATGCGACCGTTCAGATTTATTACAAAAAGTGAACCCGGGATAAGATCGAAAAAATCATTGGGGACACAGTCCTGAATCTGATCGGAGATTGTTTTGTGGTTGTCACACATTTATTACTCCCTCTTTTTCGATTCGAATCGCCATCACAAAAAATCAGAAGAAAACACACTTTTCCGGAGCTTGAACCGATCGAACAGATTTTTTGCCTCCTCCAGGGTCATGGCCGTATTTGT
Above is a window of Desulfobacterales bacterium DNA encoding:
- a CDS encoding response regulator transcription factor codes for the protein MQKKIRVVLAEDHIIVREGIKSLILANPDFEISGEAGDGLEAVRIVDKLKPDLILMDLTMPKSNGLDVIGDIKVCSPETRVLILTVHKIEEYVRACLKAGADGYLLKKSSHKELLSAIYHVISGERYLDPGISDRIIEGYLMGNAKKPRGALNALTKREREVLKLVAEGYKNAEISDYLCISTSTVETHRDNLMKKLDLHNASALTAYAIKQGLAC
- a CDS encoding PAS domain S-box protein, whose protein sequence is MCDNHKTISDQIQDCVPNDFFDLIPGSLFVINLNGRIVDCNEGACEMFGYSKNEMLYLRSKDLLPGDRNYTPPNIFTDSVDSYIWLSCLKKNGHIFPVLYKNRIVVVNGQRFALFNVVDKFEINLGSQKNKECKNCLEEIPHSLCMSWEKKGDDYLLVGYDKVTELYTSGKISGFIGKKARDLYQNQSDILSNFDLCMQKKNVLRFESPYCMFSTGENKYMIITYVFVQPNLVITFCDDITKRKKIENLLRESEKRRLLALEAASEGVWEWNIPSGTIITCAAYFSMLGFGPDDLPLSNPEIITSYDEFLDLVHKDDRNDVDKRLRHCISCKERTCETELRLRTKTGSWKWILKRGRVVDWDPDGNPVRMIGTHIDIDESRRAKDALKQNEERLRAQYMGHPLPTYTWQRMGNEIILVDYNTAAYKFTNGHIAEFIGRKARILYKKNQEIFDTIINTYDDRTIYKGETLYRMFSTEDEKYVTFTCAYVAPDMVLVYMEDITKQRSVEKKLQRSKKDLQKLTAQLITAEENVRQSIAQELHDSIGQYLSSIKYVAEKSVAQIHAEHPDSEESSLNTLVPIIQTAIDEVSRISMDLRPSTLDDLGIIATVSWFCREYQAVYPSLELAKNIEIEESDVPSPIKINLFRILQESLNNVGRHSRATCVRIGLLKTENRIEIFITDNGIGFNVQEKIHIGLNGRRGFGLFSMQERTKHSGGMFSITSIPKKGTTIRASWPGK